From one Triticum urartu cultivar G1812 chromosome 3, Tu2.1, whole genome shotgun sequence genomic stretch:
- the LOC125549167 gene encoding uncharacterized protein LOC125549167, producing the protein MAAAAAEVLLPSKRQKNNPSCLGTLPVLPVTATADWSSLQPDIVRHIANSFLTTDDVDCYMDLRAVCHNWRCATDDPKDDTSDPRFLPYRWIILNDAFQSGTRRLLVNTNTGRFLHRELPLLRDYYVITTTLTGFFILADRSPPHAARVFNPLTGGTIPFTVPVPPEVNVAGSICFDFTLPLLTLLSDSSHKLYMTRPDQFEVEDHKFPVYSFIRRAVVGGLIGRWWGSAGMSDVIGKILGVAESLHAHPLKFFSADPPEMGSADNARCFLMDFGGHMLAIIKGQGLIQVFKCDDENGTLSHVKSIINHAIFIGHHRCLAVNTDMFPSIEANCIYYTEHLGSSARIWKFNIEDREVETVSEAVDFAKKDKQFVLVADRPFTIIQLLSSYTINIQDSELALQQIT; encoded by the coding sequence ATGGCGGCCGCGGCTGCTGAAGTTCTCCTGCCTTCCAAGAGGCAAAAGAATAACCCCAGTTGTCTGGGAACCTTGCCAGTCCTTCCGGTCACGGCAACTGCAGACTGGTCCTCGCTCCAGCCCGACATAGTCCGCCACATCGCCAACTCCTTCCTCACCACCGACGACGTCGACTGCTACATGGACTTGCGCGCCGTCTGCCACAACTGGCGCTGCGCCACCGACGACCCCAAGGACGACACTTCAGACCCTCGGTTCCTCCCGTATCGGTGGATCATCCTCAACGACGCCTTTCAGAGTGGCACGCGTCGCCTCTTGGTCAACACCAACACTGGCCGGTTCCTCCACAGGGAGCTCCCATTGCTCCGCGACTACTATGTCATAACCACCACTCTCAccggcttcttcatcctggctgATAGGAGCCCTCCTCATGCCGCTCGTGTATTCAACCCTCTCACCGGCGGCACCATCCCATTCACGGTGCCTGTGCCGCCCGAGGTGAATGTTGCCGGTTCCATCTGCTTTGACTTCACTTTGCCTTTGCTCACCTTGCTCTCCGACTCATCTCACAAGCTGTACATGACCAGGCCTGACCAGTTTGAAGTCGAAGACCATAAGTTTCCAGTTTATAGTTTCATCCGAAGGGCAGTCGTAGGTGGTTTGATCGGTCGTTGGTGGGGATCAGCCGGAATGTCTGACGTGATTGGCAAGATCTTGGGTGTGGCAGAGTCGCTCCATGCTCATCCATTGAAGTTTTTTTCCGCTGATCCTCCTGAGATGGGGTCTGCAGACAACGCCCGGTGTTTCCTAATGGACTTTGGTGGACATATGCTGGCCATCATCAAGGGACAAGGACTCATCCAGGTTTTTAAGTGCGATGACGAGAATGGCACACTTTCGCATGTGAAGAGCATCATCAACCATGCCATCTTCATTGGTCACCATAGGTGCCTAGCTGTGAACACCGATATGTTCCCATCGATTGAGGCAAACTGTATTTACTATACTGAACACCTGGGTTCCTCTGCTCGTATCTGGAAGTTCAACATCGAGGACAGGGAAGTAGAGACGGTCTCGGAAGCTGTTGATTTTGCGAAGAAGGACAAGCAGTTTGTCCTCGTTGCCGACCGTCCTTTCACGATCATCCAGCTTCTCTCAAGCTACACCATCAACATCCAGGATTCTGAACTGGCCTTACAACAGATCACATAA